The sequence aatttaaatttattttaaaagcaaaatttatcatttttcacagattttcacatagtGGTTTTCCGGATGcgcgcccgaactgtgcacgcaaatcgaactGAGACAAGAAAGAgattttaaggcctcagaatatagaatttatttctaagACAAGTGACCCTTTGAGTCATCACACAAAAACAATCTCATCCTTTAAAGATTCACATGGACACGTATCATTAATCTAAACATGCATTGATAACTACTGGAGCAAGCCCTAATGGAGCGGAGCCGCTCCCACCTAACAATCCTCCAAATGTCAGCTTTATAAGGTAAGTAAAGCACAaaaataaagtcaaatataaATAATCATTTAAAAAGATTCCACATTAACTTTGATAGAGGTGAGACGCACGTACAAATCCTCACAAGGCGTTAATGAGAGTATAAGGCAAGAAGACGTGGGGAGCTTAAACTTCGTTATTAGTCTACGAACGTGTAGGCTACCACCTTAACGCACATTAATAATTATAGAAACAAAATCAcatttcgatatatatatatatatatatccatgcACAATTCTTTCAATATTATTTCTTTGTTCTAATTCCTTTATtagagaaagaagaaataagaagacgaagaagaagaatgagaatATCATCAAAGTTACACGTTATTGGTTTGTTGTTAGTTGGCCTACTGGCTTTGCAGGCAGGGGCTAATTTTGATTATGGAGATGCCATGGACAAGACTTTGCTCTTCTTTGAGGCACAGAGGTCTGGAAAATTGCCTCCACATCAACGTGTCAAATGGCGCGGAGATTCTGGACTCAAGGATGGTTTTCTCCAAAGGGCAAGTCCATCTTtctctcttttaatttcttttatggTGTTTTTCTTACCAACTAACAAGTACTTAGAGCTAGAATTTTCATCAAGCagagtcaaaatataaagaagtaaacaTTGAATGAGATTCAATGTCTACTTTTCTGGCTAGCTACACAATGAATTTTCTGGCTAAAGGGTGTCAACAAAGATGGTTTGCCAAAGCTTACAGCCGCTCTGATGTTAATTAATAGTGAACCTGAAGTATCTAGTCTttttaaatgatgaatataggtTATGGATTTCTTTCTATATTTTAGAGGGAAGCATGCATAGCTAGAAATTAGAAAAAGATTTGGAAGAAATTGCGTATATGATGGGCGAAATTTGTCAATATTTTAGTAATATTATGGGTGTCAAGGGACGGATATACCTTGATACAAGTGATGTCACATGACACAATGGAAATATTGCgtataaatatagaaaataacaCCACTTGTCATTATattcatttttttactttttcaaacACTGTACACCACTGAGGGTTGAAATGGGAATGCATGCAGGTAAACTTGGTGGGAGGGTACTATGATGCAGGAGATCATGTAAAATTTGGATTGCCAATGGCATTCAGTTTGACAATGCTAGCATGGAGTGCTGTTGACTACAGCAAGGAAATTGTAAAACTTAATCAGATGGGCAATACATTGGCTGCCATTAAGTGGGGTACTGATTATTTCATCAAAGCCCATACTCAGCCTAATGTTCTCTGGGCTCAGGTGATTGCATGAATTCTTCTTCTCTACCCCGACTACATTCAATTACTTGTTCTCTATGTTGGTAGATAGAGTTAGTTGCAATAGTTTGGTCACCTGCATCATGAAGAACTGGACTTTCTCTAGCTAACTAGCAATAATAATATGCTACACCTAATCAATCACCCAAGGCCAAGGGTATGGCCAAACGGTTAATTGATGAAGTGGATGAAAAATCATCGGAGATTAAGATTCAAATCCTAACAAAGATAAAAAGTACTAGCGATCTCTTTCTATTGAGGTGTGCACAAGTTGGCTCCGATATTACTtgtgaaattattaaaaaaaaaatggttaCGCCTGTCACCTAATCAAggaaattttaatttttggcaTTCAATTGTACATCACCTACAAATAACATTATGTTCATTTGACCAAGGCGTATCTTATTTGACATTGCAACTTTTCATATTCTTGGCAGGTAAAGATTAACTTCAGGAAGTGAAATAAGGATGAATTAGTTAAACCCCAACTACgtatttagatttttttttttttaacacaaCCATACTATTTGAAACTTCTCTAAATGTTTCAATATGCCTTATAGCTTATTATTAATTGactttcttttgtattttaaaGAAGAGATGAATCTTGAAAAATTTTGTAGTCCACTTAAACTGCAAAATGCTGGAATAATGAGATGTTAAAGTATTAGTTTCCTTGGCCAAAATTTCAGGTAGGAGATGGAGAATCTGATCATTATTGTTGGGAGAGAGCAGAAGACATGACAACCCCAAGAAATGCTTATAAACTTGATCCCAGCCACCCTGGTTCTGACCTTGCTGCTGAAACTGCTGCTGCTTTGGCTGCTGCCTCTCTTGCATTCAAGCCTTATGACTCTTCCTACTCTGCCCTCCTTTTAGTGCACGCGAAACAGGTAACATCCTATGTGTGTTAAGTGGTAAATGTCAGAAATTTTGCCAAAGGTGTTCGAAGTAATATGTAACCACCCTTTACCGGCTAATAGCTTTGCCCTTGTGTGTGTATAAACTATAAAGAGAGGATCTCTTGCATTCTTGTTTTATTTAACTGGAAATTCTGAAAATGTTGCAGCTATTCTCATTTGCGGATACCTTCagaggtttgtatgatgattccATCCCAAATGCTCAAGCATTCTACACATCATCTGGTTATTCGGTTAGTGATCATTTTTGTTACCTGTTACTCGGAGACAATTTCCTGCCACTAGTTTTGCTTAAATCAACTTTCTTCATGATGTAGGATGAGCTTCTTTGGGCTGCTGCCTGGCTCTATCGAGCAACTAAGGATGTGTACTACTTAAAATATGTGGTGGACAATGCGGTATCTTTGGGTGGAACTGGATGGGCAGTCAAGGAATTTTCTTGGGACAACAAATATGCTGGTGTTCAAATCCTTCTTACCAAGGTAATTAAAATAGTTCAAATAATACTTTTAGAATTTGTTGTAACAGAAGATTTAGCTATTCGAGTATTAGGTCATGCAATTTTTCATGTGGAATGTCTGATGAGATGTTGGTTTGATTACTTTGTAGATTCTCCTAGATGGAGATGGTGGATCATACACTCCAACACTAAAACAGTACCAGGCTAAAGCAGATTACTTTACCTGTGCTTGTTTGCAGAAAAATAATGGGTATAATGTAGTCCTGACTCCTGGTCAGTACAACTAGATAGAATTATTTCCCCAAAACTGTACTTTAAAATGTTGATTAGTTAGTAAACATTCAATTTGTTTGTCGTCTTCCAGGAGGCCTGATTTATGTTCGCGAATGGAATAATCTGCAATACGCTTCATCAGCCGCTTTCCTACTTGCCATGTACTCCGATTATCTTTCTGAGAGAAAGGCTGTATTAACATGTCCGGAAGGTCAAGTTCAGCCATCAGATGTCCTTTCCTTTGCTAAATCACAGGTATGTACAT is a genomic window of Nicotiana tabacum cultivar K326 chromosome 16, ASM71507v2, whole genome shotgun sequence containing:
- the LOC107776220 gene encoding endoglucanase 5, whose amino-acid sequence is MRISSKLHVIGLLLVGLLALQAGANFDYGDAMDKTLLFFEAQRSGKLPPHQRVKWRGDSGLKDGFLQRVNLVGGYYDAGDHVKFGLPMAFSLTMLAWSAVDYSKEIVKLNQMGNTLAAIKWGTDYFIKAHTQPNVLWAQVGDGESDHYCWERAEDMTTPRNAYKLDPSHPGSDLAAETAAALAAASLAFKPYDSSYSALLLVHAKQLFSFADTFRGLYDDSIPNAQAFYTSSGYSDELLWAAAWLYRATKDVYYLKYVVDNAVSLGGTGWAVKEFSWDNKYAGVQILLTKILLDGDGGSYTPTLKQYQAKADYFTCACLQKNNGYNVVLTPGGLIYVREWNNLQYASSAAFLLAMYSDYLSERKAVLTCPEGQVQPSDVLSFAKSQADYILGKNPKSISYLVGYGQNYPIHVHHRGASIAPVSVLHSAVTCIEGFETWYRRPQANPNIIYGGLVGGPSKTDDFSDDRSNYEQTEPTLSGSAPLVGLFCKLQSLSPASYHRTPTPYQKPPVSYHPQPAAPYHKAPESSNPYNKAPGGPIKFLHSIISTWTIGPTTYYKHKVVVKNTSQKPITDLKLTVENLSGSLWGLSPCPEKNTYELPQWIKILSPGSELIFVYVQGGAQARVSIKSYH